In Penaeus monodon isolate SGIC_2016 chromosome 26, NSTDA_Pmon_1, whole genome shotgun sequence, the following are encoded in one genomic region:
- the LOC119590195 gene encoding uncharacterized protein LOC119590195, producing MGILQELWTGERIAPQVKTSYQYVFDLCKRLEETMALARQNLEGAQSQYKKHYDRKSKARSFKAGDEVLVLLPATHNKLLKQWKAPLTVETCRDNIYQLKVGNKLKTFHANLLKGYVRRADRAADQQRTITSDNSDMDSPSTHNIENATAAVIEWEETNSESAISGDLLEALDRRDSSPQGQIEMGRQLTQLQRTELWNLTEQYPDMFSGSQG from the coding sequence ATGGGGATCCTGCAGGAGCTATGGACGGGAGAGAGAATCGCCCCACAAGTCAAAACAAGCTATCAGTATGTGTTTGACCTCTGCAAAAGGCTTGAAGAGACTATGGCACTGGCAAGACAGAATTTAGAAGGAGCTCAGAGCCAGTACAAAAAGCACTATGACCGCAAGTCGAAGGCCCGTTCGTTCAAAGCAGGCGATGAAGTGCTGGTTCTCCTGCCGGCGACCCACAATAAACTCTTAAAGCAGTGGAAGGCGCCTCTGACTGTGGAAACTTGTCGGGATAACATATACCAGCTGAAGGTGGGCAACAAATTGAAGACCTTCCATGCTAACCTCCTGAAAGGTTATGTCAGACGTGCAGACCGTGCAGCCGACCAGCAACGGACCATTACTAGTGACAACTCCGACATGGACTCCCCCTCAACTCATAACATTGAGAATGCTACGGCTGCAGTAATCGAGTGGGAGGAGACCAACAGTGAGAGTGCAATCTCGGGAGATCTCCTAGAGGCCCTCGATCGGAGAGACTCAAGCCCACAAGGTCAAATTGAGATGGGACGACAGTTAACCCAGCTCCAGCGCACTGAACTGTGGAACTTAACTGAACAATATCCCGATATGTTTTCTGGGTCCCAGGGGTAA